The Chryseobacterium nakagawai genome has a segment encoding these proteins:
- the lysS gene encoding lysine--tRNA ligase — MQLSEQEIIRREKLNKLTEMGINAFPADEYTITDTTESIKQDFSESKQVKIAGRLMSRRIQGKASFAELQDSKGKIQVYFNRDEICPGDDKELYNEVYKHLLDIGDIIGIEGELFTTQVGEKTVLVKNFTLLTKALRPLPQAKTDENGVVHDGFTDPELRYRQRYVDLTVNPQVKEIFVKRTKLFNAMRTFFNDAGYFEVETPILQSIPGGAAAKPFITHHNALDIPLYLRIANELYLKRLIVGGFDGVYEFSKNFRNEGMDRTHNPEFTAMEIYVAYKDYNWMMDFTEKLLEFCAIQVNGTTTATFGEHEVDFKAPYPRVSMTEAILKFTGFDITGKTEKELYDFAKSIGIEVNETMGKGKLIDEIFGEKCEGNFIQPTFITDYPVEMSPLTKKHRSKEGLTERFELMVCGKEIANAYSELNDPIDQRERFEAQMALSERGDDEAMFIDQDFLRALEYGMPPTSGLGIGMDRLIMFLTNNASIQEVLFFPQMRPEKAVPQIELGEDEKVILEILNSQEEAMSLAEVKERSQLSGKKWDKASKTLTKNNIVKVEKIDENLLMKLA; from the coding sequence ATGCAATTATCAGAACAAGAAATCATTAGAAGAGAAAAGCTGAATAAGCTTACTGAAATGGGGATTAATGCGTTCCCTGCGGATGAGTATACCATTACAGATACTACAGAATCTATAAAACAGGACTTTTCTGAAAGTAAACAGGTGAAGATCGCTGGTAGATTAATGTCCCGCAGAATTCAAGGGAAGGCTTCTTTTGCAGAATTGCAGGATTCTAAAGGAAAAATTCAGGTTTACTTCAACAGAGACGAGATTTGTCCGGGAGATGATAAAGAATTATATAACGAAGTATACAAACACCTTTTAGATATTGGTGATATCATCGGTATTGAAGGAGAATTGTTTACTACTCAGGTAGGAGAAAAAACGGTTTTAGTAAAGAATTTTACCCTTCTTACTAAAGCTTTACGTCCACTTCCTCAGGCAAAAACAGATGAAAACGGTGTTGTACACGACGGATTTACAGACCCTGAATTAAGATACAGACAGCGTTATGTAGATTTAACAGTAAATCCACAAGTGAAGGAAATCTTCGTGAAGAGAACAAAATTGTTCAATGCGATGAGAACTTTCTTCAATGATGCAGGATATTTTGAAGTCGAAACTCCAATTCTACAGTCAATTCCTGGTGGAGCAGCGGCTAAACCGTTCATCACGCATCACAATGCATTAGATATTCCATTATATTTAAGGATTGCTAACGAATTATATCTGAAAAGATTGATCGTAGGTGGTTTTGACGGAGTATATGAATTCTCTAAAAACTTCAGAAACGAAGGAATGGACAGAACTCACAACCCGGAGTTTACAGCTATGGAAATCTATGTAGCTTATAAAGACTACAACTGGATGATGGATTTCACTGAGAAATTATTGGAATTCTGTGCGATTCAGGTAAACGGAACTACAACAGCTACGTTTGGAGAACATGAAGTAGATTTCAAAGCTCCTTATCCAAGAGTTTCTATGACAGAAGCAATCCTGAAATTTACAGGTTTCGATATCACTGGAAAAACAGAGAAGGAATTATATGATTTCGCGAAGTCTATTGGAATTGAGGTGAATGAAACGATGGGTAAAGGGAAATTAATTGATGAGATCTTCGGTGAGAAGTGTGAAGGAAACTTCATCCAGCCGACTTTCATTACAGATTACCCGGTTGAGATGTCTCCATTGACAAAAAAGCACAGAAGCAAAGAAGGTTTAACTGAGCGTTTTGAATTAATGGTATGTGGAAAAGAAATTGCCAACGCCTATTCAGAGCTTAACGACCCTATCGATCAGAGAGAGCGTTTTGAAGCACAAATGGCTTTATCTGAAAGAGGAGATGATGAGGCAATGTTCATCGATCAGGACTTCTTAAGAGCCCTTGAATATGGTATGCCACCAACTTCAGGATTAGGAATCGGTATGGATAGATTAATTATGTTCTTAACGAACAATGCCTCTATTCAGGAAGTATTATTCTTCCCTCAGATGAGACCGGAAAAAGCAGTTCCTCAAATTGAACTGGGAGAAGATGAAAAAGTAATTCTTGAAATTCTTAATTCTCAGGAAGAAGCAATGTCTTTGGCTGAAGTAAAAGAAAGAAGCCAGTTATCCGGTAAAAAATGGGATAAAGCTTCTAAGACTTTAACGAAGAATAATATTGTGAAAGTAGAGAAGATTGACGAGAATCTATTGATGAAACTAGCTTAG
- a CDS encoding ClbS/DfsB family four-helix bundle protein: MQSYKDKTELIEEIKTRYHLYDQEFDDIKEAEKDLLKPGVDKTPSQNISYQIGWTHLILQWESDEKKGIEVKTPTPEYKWNNLKGLYQSFYDQYGYYSLAEQRELLQKQVNEIIEWIESLDHEILFVPEQRKWATTPALWPVWKWIHINTVAPFKNFRSQLRKWKKETGTE; the protein is encoded by the coding sequence ATGCAAAGTTATAAGGACAAAACAGAGCTTATTGAAGAGATCAAAACAAGATACCATCTTTATGATCAGGAGTTTGATGATATTAAAGAAGCTGAAAAAGATCTGTTAAAACCAGGAGTGGATAAAACTCCATCCCAAAATATATCCTATCAGATTGGCTGGACACATCTCATCCTTCAATGGGAATCTGATGAGAAAAAAGGAATTGAAGTAAAAACACCAACTCCAGAATACAAATGGAATAATTTAAAAGGATTATACCAATCTTTCTATGACCAATATGGTTATTATAGTTTAGCAGAGCAGAGGGAACTTTTACAAAAACAGGTCAATGAAATTATTGAATGGATTGAAAGTCTTGATCATGAAATCCTATTTGTTCCTGAACAGAGAAAATGGGCAACAACACCTGCCCTATGGCCCGTTTGGAAATGGATCCATATCAATACAGTGGCCCCTTTTAAAAATTTCAGGTCACAGCTAAGAAAATGGAAAAAAGAAACCGGTACAGAATAA